A region of the Myxococcus stipitatus DSM 14675 genome:
AGAGCATCTCTGTGGGCCTCGATGTCGAGGCGGATGTCTACGCCGTCGGCATCACCGGCAAGGGTGACCTGACCGTCAGCCGCAGCGACGAGGCGGGCGGGGGCTACACCGTCTCCGCCAGCGGAGAAGTAGGGGCGGGCATCATGGGGAAGATGGGCGGCAAGGGGGCGGCGGAGGCCAGCGCCAACGCGTCCGGTACCGCGGGCGCCACGGTGGAGTACCAGTTCGACACCCTGGAGGAGGCCCAGCACGCCGCTGGCCTCATCGCGGCCACGGCCGCCGTGTCGGGCGTGTCGGGGAGCAACCCGCTGGCGGGCCTGGGTTTGAATGTCGTGCTGGGCGACCCGCGGGCGGAGCTGGCGGGCCTGCGCGACAAGGTGAGCGCGGTGGAGTTCGAGCTGGGCGCGGAGGGGAGCCTCGCGGGCGACCTGGGCATGAAGGGCCTGCAGGAGGTGCTCGGCGCGGGCGCGAGCGCGGGCGTGGACATCAAACAGTCCACCACGGCGCGCATCGAGATGGAGGGGGGCAAGCCGACGTCGCTGACGCTCACCCAGTCGCAGGAGATTGCGGCCGACGCGGGCGCGAACGTGGGCCTGGGAGTTCCGAGCCAGGGCCAGGGCGGCCCCAGCGCGTCGCTGCCGACGAATGCCTCGGCCGGAGCCGAGGGGTCGCTCAAGGTGGAGCTGGAGCAGAGCATCGACCTGACGGCGGACTTCAACCTGGACGACTTCCTGAAGGACCCGAAGAGCGGCGCGCAGGCGCTGGGTCAGTCGGTCCTCCAGGCGAGCGAGGCGAAGGTGACGCTCACCGACTCGCGCCAGGGCACCGCGCAGGCGCTGGGGCTGGGCGGGAGCACGGGCCGCGAGGTGAATGTGGAGATCCGCGGCAACCTCGAGGACATCGCGAACAGCGGCGCGTTCACCAGCATCGCCAACGGCGACGTGGGTCGGGCGGTGACGCAGCTTGGCGGCAAGGTCGACCTCAAGGCCACCGTGCAGGACAAGACCACGGTGAACGGTGACATCGGCGTCGGGGTTCACGCCGGCGTGGTCGGCGCCGAGGCGGGGGTCACCACCGAGCGCACCACGGTGGGCGAGGAGCACGAGCTCACCCCCGCGCAGCTCGTGGAGCTGTACCTCACCCAGCGCTGGTCCGCCGGAGTCGCTGGCTGAGACCGGTCCGCGGCGAGGGCTGCTCGCGCCAGGCGGTGTGCTCGGCCCTCGCCCGGGTCTCCGGACCCGTCCTTCGTGCCCGCCGCGACACCGCCCACCGGCGAGCGTCGCGTTCGAGCTCCTCCTGTGAGCGGGGGACGCGCGGAGTCCCGAGGGGCCCCGCGCGCCCCGTCCTCACCTGACCTTCAGGTCAGGGATAGGTGATGGACCGGATGAAGTCCGGGTGGTCGGCGTTGCAGACCTCGGCCGCGTCGGCGTCCAGGAGGACCCCGCGCAGGACGAGGTCCTTCTGGCCCGAGCGCTTCACCGTGAGGTGGAACGGCGCGCGGGCGGCATCCGGGGCGGACGTCTGGAGGCTCGTGGTCCTCAGGCAGACGTCGTACGTGCCGCTGAGCGGCTCCCCGCCGGTGTCACCCTCGGCGAGCGCCTCCTGGTGGGTGACGGCGCGCTCGTAGGTGAACATCTCGCCCGAGGGGGCCCGGAGGATGAGGTCCGCGTCCTGCACCTTCTCCCACGTGGCGTCCAGGCTCAGGGGCGCGAAGGCTCCACAGACCCCAGAGTTGCAAATCTTGCCCGTGTTGCAAGTGTTGCCGCAGCAGCCGCAGTTGGCCTCGTCCGTGTTGGCGTCCACGCACTTGGTGCCGCACAGCACCTGGGGCGAGGGGCAGCTGCCCGGCACGCAATCAAAGCCACCGGTCCGATTCACACACCGCTGCCCTGGGGTGCAGGTGTGCGTGCCGTTGGCGCACTCATTGATGTCCGTGCAGGTCTTGCCGTCGCCGGAGTAGCCCGGCTTGCAGCTGCAGCGGTAGCTGCCCTGGGTGTTGGAGCACGTGGCGTTGGCGGAGCACTGGGCGGTGCCGTTGGTGCACTCGTTGATGTCATTGCAGGTCTTGCCGTCGCCGGAGTAGCCCGCCTTGCAGGTGCAGCGGTAGCTGCCCTGGGTGTTGGAGCAGGTGGCGTTCACGGAGCACTGGGCGGTGCCGTTGGTGCACTCGTTGACGTCGTTGCACGTGCGGCCGTCGCCGGAGTAGCCCGGCTTGCAGGTGCAGCGGTAGCTGCCCTGGGTGTTGGAGCACGTGGCGTTGGCGGAGCACTGGGCGGTGCCGTTGGTGCACTCGTTGATGTCGTTGCACGTGCGGCCGTTGCCGGAGTAGCCCGGCTTGCAGGTGCAGGTGTAGCTGCCGGGGGTGTTGACGCAGGTGGCGTTCACGGAGCACTGGTTGGTGCCGTTGGTGCACTCGTTGACGTCCGTGCAGACGCTGGGGGCGCCGGAGCAGGTGTAGCCAGGCTCCACCTGGCAGGTGGCGCTACAGCCGTTGCCGGACGTGGTCCCGCCATCGTCACAGCCTTCACCCGTCTGCACGACGCCGTCGCCGCAGGCGGCGATGGGGCCGGTGAACTCGACGGCGTCCACGAAGTAGAGCGCCAGCAGACCGCCCTTGAGTCTCACGTAGCGGTAGGGGGTGGGGTTCTGGTTCGGGACGAGGGCGGTGTGGGCTCCCACGCCCAGGTCGATGAGGTTGACCTGGCCGGTGGTGATGATGGTCAGGTCGGCGCGCAGGAACTCCACTCGCGCGAGGGCGGCCGCGGTGAGGCCCCGGTAGTGGATGCGCAGCGGGCCATTGCCTTCCTCACCCGCGCCCATGTCGAGCGTCAGCGAGCCGTCCAGCGCGGCGAGGAAGCTGGCGACATTCCC
Encoded here:
- a CDS encoding EGF domain-containing protein; the encoded protein is MMSSRRTSFWRTMGAVLGLSGLVACGVEPEGTTPAEEQPSEKTSELAIDRYADAVAAGGVVAVLNPDNAIGAPDGNVASFLAALDGSLTLDMGAGEEGNGPLRIHYRGLTAAALARVEFLRADLTIITTGQVNLIDLGVGAHTALVPNQNPTPYRYVRLKGGLLALYFVDAVEFTGPIAACGDGVVQTGEGCDDGGTTSGNGCSATCQVEPGYTCSGAPSVCTDVNECTNGTNQCSVNATCVNTPGSYTCTCKPGYSGNGRTCNDINECTNGTAQCSANATCSNTQGSYRCTCKPGYSGDGRTCNDVNECTNGTAQCSVNATCSNTQGSYRCTCKAGYSGDGKTCNDINECTNGTAQCSANATCSNTQGSYRCSCKPGYSGDGKTCTDINECANGTHTCTPGQRCVNRTGGFDCVPGSCPSPQVLCGTKCVDANTDEANCGCCGNTCNTGKICNSGVCGAFAPLSLDATWEKVQDADLILRAPSGEMFTYERAVTHQEALAEGDTGGEPLSGTYDVCLRTTSLQTSAPDAARAPFHLTVKRSGQKDLVLRGVLLDADAAEVCNADHPDFIRSITYP